Proteins from one Desulfonema limicola genomic window:
- a CDS encoding hybrid sensor histidine kinase/response regulator — protein sequence MNHEDCKQQPFLLIVDDIAKNLQVLGNILSAKGYHYTPAMNGSQALKIIEKRPPDLILLDIMMPDMDGFEVCEKLKSSPETSDIPVIFLSAKTETEDIIKGFELGAVDYVTKPFCKQELLARIETHLDLKFARQKLQELNATKDKFFSIISHDLRSPFNAFIGLTELMIDSLADFSKDEIKEMLVLQYENANRFFALLENLLTWSRIQRNLIECVPESLCVHDIIQNTISLFQSNAQQKQISLYNFTTKDTLVYADRNIINTIMRNLISNALKFTNSLGIIKVSESCIIADQDNKSYVEICVSDSGKGMDAKTLSGLFRIDVKHSEPGTAGEKGSGLGLILCKELIEKNQGRIYVESEPGKGTSFKFTLPAMDCRQDFYLKTKEQPDE from the coding sequence ATGAATCATGAAGATTGCAAACAACAGCCTTTCCTTCTTATAGTTGATGATATTGCCAAAAATCTCCAGGTTTTGGGAAATATTCTAAGTGCCAAAGGGTATCATTATACCCCTGCGATGAATGGTTCCCAGGCATTGAAAATAATTGAAAAACGGCCTCCTGATTTAATACTTCTGGATATTATGATGCCTGACATGGATGGATTCGAGGTTTGTGAAAAATTAAAATCATCTCCTGAAACCTCAGATATTCCAGTGATATTTCTTTCAGCAAAAACAGAAACAGAAGATATTATCAAAGGGTTTGAACTTGGTGCAGTTGATTATGTTACCAAACCTTTCTGCAAACAGGAACTTCTTGCAAGAATAGAGACCCACCTGGATTTAAAATTTGCCAGGCAGAAACTACAGGAACTTAATGCTACAAAGGATAAATTTTTTTCTATTATTTCCCATGATCTCCGCTCACCTTTTAACGCATTTATAGGCTTAACCGAATTGATGATTGATAGTCTGGCAGATTTTTCAAAAGATGAAATCAAGGAAATGCTTGTTCTTCAATATGAAAATGCCAACAGGTTTTTTGCTCTTCTTGAAAATCTTCTTACCTGGTCAAGAATACAGAGAAATCTGATTGAGTGCGTACCTGAAAGCTTATGCGTTCATGATATAATACAAAATACTATCTCTCTTTTTCAAAGCAATGCCCAGCAAAAGCAAATCAGCTTGTACAATTTTACCACAAAAGACACACTAGTATATGCAGACAGGAATATAATAAATACTATAATGCGAAATCTCATATCCAATGCTTTGAAATTCACAAATTCTCTGGGTATAATTAAAGTCTCGGAATCATGTATAATAGCAGACCAGGACAATAAATCATATGTGGAAATCTGTGTTTCAGATTCAGGAAAAGGCATGGACGCAAAAACCCTTTCCGGATTGTTTCGCATTGATGTGAAACATTCTGAACCTGGAACTGCCGGAGAAAAAGGTTCAGGTTTGGGACTGATTCTCTGTAAAGAGCTTATTGAAAAAAATCAAGGCAGAATTTATGTTGAAAGTGAGCCTGGAAAAGGAACATCATTTAAATTCACACTGCCGGCTATGGACTGCAGACAGGATTTTTATTTAAAAACTAAGGAACAACCTGATGAGTAA
- a CDS encoding DNA-methyltransferase, producing MNKIQIEQGDVIELFSEIKNNSVDLIIADPPYNLGKNYGNNQDLKGFEDYLSFSSKWLNEAYRVLKPNGTIYVFMGVRFISYLFDILDKKLGMFFNSWICWHYTQGMGKKIGFSPRHDDILMFNKTQNFTFNLDNVRVPQKYYRARNNMRGANPGDVWKFSHVHYCNPNRQEHPTQKPEGLMERMVLASSNETEMVLDPFCGSGTTLRVCQQLNRNCIGFELNPDYIQMTKKRLSKPFTGFDSIDERMERVPLDLSDYNIREEYLASHIKWFLQHHNGSVEKFNKSVEEMYGDRILKEQKKTAKQISLF from the coding sequence ATGAATAAAATTCAAATAGAGCAAGGAGATGTAATAGAATTATTTAGTGAAATAAAAAATAATAGTGTTGATCTGATTATTGCTGATCCACCTTACAATCTTGGTAAAAATTATGGAAATAACCAAGACCTTAAAGGTTTCGAAGACTATCTTAGCTTTTCTTCAAAGTGGCTTAATGAAGCATATAGGGTTTTAAAGCCTAATGGTACAATATATGTTTTTATGGGTGTACGATTTATTTCGTATTTATTCGATATTCTAGATAAAAAATTAGGAATGTTTTTTAATTCTTGGATATGTTGGCATTATACACAAGGTATGGGGAAAAAAATTGGATTTTCTCCTCGACATGACGACATATTAATGTTTAATAAAACTCAAAATTTTACTTTTAATTTAGATAATGTTAGAGTTCCTCAGAAATATTACAGAGCAAGGAATAACATGAGAGGTGCAAACCCTGGTGATGTTTGGAAGTTTTCACATGTTCATTATTGTAATCCTAATCGACAAGAACATCCTACACAGAAACCTGAAGGTCTGATGGAAAGAATGGTTTTGGCTTCTTCTAATGAAACAGAGATGGTTTTAGATCCATTTTGCGGCAGCGGTACTACCCTGAGAGTTTGTCAGCAATTAAATCGGAATTGTATTGGGTTTGAATTAAATCCCGACTATATTCAAATGACAAAAAAAAGACTTAGTAAACCTTTTACCGGTTTTGATAGCATAGATGAAAGAATGGAAAGAGTCCCTCTTGATTTAAGTGATTATAATATAAGGGAAGAATATCTTGCAAGCCACATAAAATGGTTCTTACAACATCATAATGGCTCTGTTGAGAAATTTAATAAATCAGTTGAAGAAATGTATGGTGACAGAATTTTAAAAGAACAAAAAAAAACTGCTAAACAAATATCTTTGTTTTAA
- a CDS encoding DMT family transporter translates to MNNNDLLKVYLGLSAATIFWGLSFVATKIALETIPPFILIFTRFSIAAFILMLFLLRSGFPKLTIKEHGLLLMTAVFEPGLYFIFETTGLQYTTASKASLIIATIPLTVILFSFLFLKERTRAGSIAGFALSFVGIGILVAGDPQFKLELKGSFLGDILIFGAVLSAAFYFIIVRNLGKTQAALGITFYQFFYGSLLYLPAFLIETRNFQWEGISTVSMGALIYLTFFATVGAYFCYNFALTRISASRTSVFINCIPVVTAIGAWALIGETLTIVQLCGGVLVLFSVIMTSFPFRKRPLKLEESPA, encoded by the coding sequence TTGAATAATAATGATTTATTAAAAGTTTATCTTGGTTTAAGTGCGGCTACAATCTTCTGGGGTCTTTCATTTGTTGCAACTAAAATTGCCCTTGAAACAATCCCGCCTTTTATTCTTATTTTTACCAGGTTTTCAATTGCAGCATTTATATTAATGCTTTTTCTGCTCAGGTCTGGTTTTCCAAAATTGACCATTAAGGAACACGGCCTGCTGTTAATGACAGCAGTATTTGAACCTGGATTATATTTTATATTTGAAACAACGGGGCTTCAATATACAACAGCTTCAAAAGCGTCTTTGATTATTGCCACCATTCCCCTTACAGTTATACTTTTTTCATTCCTGTTTTTAAAAGAAAGAACAAGGGCTGGAAGCATTGCAGGGTTTGCTTTGTCTTTTGTGGGAATAGGGATTCTGGTTGCAGGGGATCCCCAGTTTAAACTTGAATTAAAAGGCTCTTTTTTAGGGGATATATTAATCTTCGGGGCTGTATTGTCAGCAGCTTTTTATTTTATAATTGTGAGAAATCTGGGAAAAACCCAGGCTGCACTTGGTATTACATTTTATCAGTTTTTTTACGGGAGTCTCTTGTATCTGCCTGCATTTTTAATTGAAACCAGGAATTTTCAATGGGAGGGTATAAGCACGGTTTCTATGGGTGCTTTAATATATCTGACCTTTTTTGCTACTGTGGGAGCTTATTTTTGTTATAATTTCGCTTTGACCAGGATTTCAGCTTCCCGGACATCTGTATTTATAAACTGCATCCCGGTTGTAACTGCCATAGGAGCCTGGGCTTTAATAGGAGAAACTCTTACAATAGTTCAGTTATGCGGAGGAGTTCTTGTTCTTTTCTCTGTGATTATGACAAGTTTTCCATTTCGAAAACGCCCATTAAAACTTGAAGAATCACCGGCTTAA
- a CDS encoding acetate--CoA ligase family protein, with translation MDIGGLLKKTMQSGTNSLSEKDSKQILKTFGVPVVSEKIVFNKDEAVMAAEDMGFPVVIKGMGSKLLHKTELGLVFLNLADSQAVKNAVCEISDRSGSDLEGFLIQPQVTGRREFVAGMFRDKQFGAVVMFGLGGIFTEVLSDVSFRLAPLTLSDARGMLEEIRTKALLEDFRGESAVKSDQLIQTLMGLSKIAQEYPEIAEIDINPLIATSSGEIYAVDALIISGKNYESEEFPVPVDPVLIGNMFYPKSIAFVGASSQFGKWGHNLMAITVGRGYDRPVWLVNPKGGNIAGRRVYKSVMEIPEPVDLGVVTIPAAGVMDLIPQFQEKGIKNMLLITSGFAETGDQGKLLEKELIQKARQAGILVLGPNTMGICNPHISFYCTGSHVWPEPGDTSVVAQSGNMGTQLLAFAEKQGIGIRCFSGSGNEGMITIEDYLEGFEIDEKTLNIMLYIESIKNGRRFYETAKRIGKKKPIILLKGGRTRAGAKAAASHTGAMSSDSKIFNAMCRQAGIINVEYPTDMLDLSAAFSSLPMVKGNKIAIMTLGGGWGVVTADLCTEFNLKVPELSPEITAHIDTMLPPYWSRSNPVDVVGEFDNNMAMGILEELVKWDGCDAVITLGLIGRKNLLTRVVESVTKADPLYPKDVLNTISIQVEDFEKQYMKFMAELMEKYEKPVFGVCISFDKEEQTVQKIEGHKYKGVVYTTPERAVKTIARMYEYSRYLDS, from the coding sequence ATGGATATTGGAGGTTTGTTGAAAAAAACCATGCAGTCAGGAACAAATTCCCTGAGTGAAAAAGATTCAAAGCAAATACTGAAAACCTTTGGTGTTCCTGTTGTCAGTGAAAAAATAGTTTTCAATAAAGATGAAGCTGTAATGGCTGCTGAAGATATGGGATTTCCTGTTGTAATTAAAGGTATGGGTTCTAAACTTCTGCATAAAACAGAACTTGGTCTTGTATTTTTAAACCTGGCAGATTCACAGGCAGTAAAAAATGCAGTTTGTGAAATTTCTGACCGTTCAGGCAGTGACCTGGAAGGTTTTTTGATTCAGCCCCAGGTTACAGGCCGTAGGGAATTTGTTGCAGGAATGTTTCGGGATAAACAATTTGGAGCTGTTGTCATGTTTGGTTTAGGCGGTATTTTTACCGAGGTGTTATCAGATGTAAGTTTCAGGCTTGCACCTTTAACACTTTCAGATGCACGCGGGATGCTTGAAGAAATCAGGACAAAGGCCCTGCTTGAGGATTTCAGGGGTGAAAGTGCTGTTAAATCAGACCAATTGATTCAAACCCTTATGGGGCTTTCCAAAATAGCCCAAGAATATCCAGAGATTGCAGAGATTGATATTAACCCTTTGATTGCAACTTCTTCAGGTGAGATTTATGCTGTTGACGCTTTGATTATTTCAGGTAAAAATTATGAGTCTGAAGAATTTCCTGTTCCTGTTGATCCTGTGCTTATCGGCAATATGTTTTATCCTAAATCCATTGCATTTGTGGGAGCTTCATCCCAGTTTGGAAAATGGGGGCATAATCTTATGGCAATAACTGTTGGCCGGGGATATGACAGGCCGGTATGGCTGGTTAATCCAAAAGGGGGAAATATTGCAGGCCGCCGGGTATATAAATCTGTTATGGAAATCCCAGAGCCTGTTGATCTTGGGGTAGTTACCATACCTGCTGCCGGTGTAATGGACTTAATTCCCCAGTTCCAGGAAAAAGGGATTAAAAATATGCTTCTTATTACATCAGGTTTTGCAGAAACAGGAGACCAGGGCAAGCTTCTTGAAAAAGAATTAATTCAAAAAGCCAGGCAGGCAGGTATTCTGGTGCTTGGGCCTAACACAATGGGCATATGCAATCCCCATATCAGTTTTTACTGCACAGGAAGTCATGTCTGGCCTGAGCCTGGAGATACCTCTGTTGTTGCACAATCAGGGAATATGGGAACCCAGCTTTTGGCTTTTGCAGAAAAACAGGGCATAGGCATAAGATGTTTTTCAGGTTCTGGAAATGAAGGCATGATTACCATAGAAGATTATCTGGAAGGATTTGAGATAGATGAAAAGACCTTAAATATTATGCTTTATATTGAAAGTATAAAAAACGGGAGGCGTTTTTATGAAACAGCCAAACGAATAGGAAAGAAAAAACCCATTATCCTTCTTAAAGGGGGACGTACCAGGGCTGGAGCAAAGGCTGCTGCAAGTCATACAGGAGCCATGAGTTCTGATTCAAAAATCTTTAATGCCATGTGCAGGCAGGCAGGTATAATTAATGTTGAATACCCCACAGACATGCTCGACCTTTCAGCAGCATTTTCATCTCTGCCAATGGTAAAAGGAAACAAAATAGCCATAATGACTCTGGGCGGAGGATGGGGTGTTGTAACTGCTGATCTTTGCACAGAGTTTAATCTTAAAGTGCCTGAGCTTTCCCCTGAGATTACAGCACATATTGACACAATGCTGCCTCCTTACTGGAGCCGTTCCAATCCTGTTGATGTGGTTGGAGAATTTGATAATAACATGGCTATGGGCATTTTGGAAGAACTTGTGAAATGGGATGGATGTGATGCAGTCATAACTCTGGGGCTTATTGGACGTAAAAATCTTTTAACAAGGGTTGTGGAATCTGTAACAAAAGCTGATCCTTTATATCCTAAAGATGTTTTAAACACAATCAGTATTCAGGTGGAAGATTTTGAAAAACAATATATGAAATTCATGGCAGAGCTGATGGAAAAATATGAAAAGCCCGTATTTGGTGTCTGTATTTCTTTTGATAAAGAAGAGCAGACAGTTCAAAAGATTGAAGGGCATAAATATAAAGGGGTGGTTTATACCACACCTGAAAGAGCTGTAAAAACCATAGCAAGAATGTATGAATACAGCAGGTATTTAGATAGTTAG
- a CDS encoding BLUF domain-containing protein — protein sequence MKRLTYISRLSTPLSENEIEEIGILSSHNNQKQDITGVLIYYRGLFFQIIEGDDVKIDWLYEKIGQDKRHTDILCLKSEYQVEERLFPNWSMNVINLDNNTDMLIHPIKILLQTITESHSIIEQYTQPAVLKILNKGINPITVPARKVEKIILFADIVSFSAISENLPVELIALMINRYLEISSEIITAMGGEVTKYIGDCIMAYFAPEMADNAVQACLNILSELKKARQSAGLKSPIRLLYCGFGLSQGIVIEGNIGSAIKTDYTILGDPVNTAARLEALTRNVKKAVVLSENVKNSSKGAWNFISLGKHDLKGKEKNTEVYYPDHKLVNDFDVKDKIIQEIKNLIKETETGC from the coding sequence ATGAAGCGACTTACTTATATCAGCAGGCTCAGTACCCCGCTTTCTGAGAATGAAATTGAAGAAATCGGCATTCTTTCGAGTCATAATAATCAGAAACAGGATATTACAGGGGTTTTAATTTATTACAGGGGTTTATTTTTTCAGATTATTGAGGGAGATGATGTAAAAATTGACTGGCTGTATGAAAAAATAGGACAGGATAAAAGGCATACAGATATTTTATGCCTGAAATCAGAATATCAGGTCGAAGAACGTTTGTTTCCGAATTGGTCTATGAATGTTATTAATCTTGATAATAATACAGATATGCTGATTCATCCTATCAAAATTTTGTTACAGACCATTACAGAATCACATAGTATTATTGAACAATATACACAGCCTGCGGTTTTAAAGATTCTAAACAAGGGAATTAATCCGATTACTGTTCCTGCCCGCAAGGTTGAAAAAATTATCCTGTTTGCAGATATTGTTTCGTTTTCTGCAATCAGTGAGAATCTGCCTGTTGAATTGATTGCTCTGATGATTAACCGTTATCTGGAGATATCCAGTGAAATTATTACGGCAATGGGCGGAGAGGTAACCAAATATATCGGGGATTGTATTATGGCTTATTTTGCTCCTGAGATGGCAGACAATGCTGTTCAAGCCTGTTTAAATATTTTAAGCGAATTGAAAAAAGCGAGGCAGTCTGCTGGTCTCAAGAGTCCAATCCGCCTGCTGTATTGCGGATTCGGATTATCTCAGGGCATTGTAATCGAAGGAAATATAGGATCAGCAATTAAAACAGATTATACAATTTTAGGGGATCCGGTTAATACAGCCGCCAGATTGGAAGCACTTACACGAAATGTTAAAAAAGCAGTTGTATTGTCTGAAAATGTTAAAAACAGTTCAAAAGGAGCATGGAATTTCATATCACTTGGGAAACATGATTTAAAAGGAAAAGAAAAAAATACAGAGGTTTATTACCCTGACCATAAACTGGTGAATGATTTTGATGTAAAAGATAAAATAATACAAGAGATTAAAAATTTAATCAAAGAAACTGAAACAGGGTGTTGA
- a CDS encoding GAF domain-containing hybrid sensor histidine kinase/response regulator has protein sequence MDKTLTDCSSETAEARLQQRNRKMALINRIGQMVISSLEFDCVLETALREIRGLLDVFGISFWLIDTGTDELVCIQAKGPGSEILVNWRLAIGQGITGWVARHGKSVLVPDTLADERHYENIDQVVETPVRSLLGIPLMVKGRVIGILVLVDPRINQFTADDMEFVESIGATVSIAIENARLFKEVQQAKEAAESASRAKSEFLANMSHEIRTPMNAILGFSELLLNAIEDTLHRSWLDGIYSSGRVLLSLINDILDLSKIEAGRLEIRPEPTDIKDIINEIYKMFFHECERKGLILKTEIDPLLPHRLLLDEIRIRQILINLAGNAIKFTSRGYVKISVQTLEQASYPESDIPVILKVEDTGIGIPQDQHELIFENFSQQEGQSARKYGGTGLGLSITRRLTEMMGGKISIKSIVGQGSVFKVFFPEVKVVSGLNLCKKLSENENIEIEIEFEPAAILIADDFQSNRAVIKGYLQDYPFTITEMDTGDELLDFLNKNQNNPSQLPDLILTDLRMKGINGWKLSEQIKKNEIFKNIPVIIVTGLVMEKTGAKIKKFFDGILIKPFKKQELISELKKYLPHQLKDISVQKTDETSNIKVFSKENIIHFLELLKILEKDFIPKWKDIKDTLIFDEVENFAENVKQQWQLYGWEPILIWSENIAGYMQNFEMDSLAISFNKFPEIVQELKQFIENQEQYKHES, from the coding sequence ATGGACAAGACTTTGACAGACTGTTCATCTGAAACCGCAGAAGCAAGGCTTCAGCAGCGTAACCGAAAAATGGCATTGATTAACCGAATTGGACAGATGGTCATATCTTCACTTGAGTTTGACTGTGTGCTTGAAACTGCATTGCGAGAAATTCGCGGGCTTTTAGATGTTTTTGGGATTTCATTCTGGCTTATTGATACAGGTACTGATGAACTAGTCTGTATTCAGGCAAAGGGGCCTGGAAGCGAGATACTGGTAAACTGGCGGCTGGCAATAGGGCAGGGGATTACAGGCTGGGTTGCCAGACACGGCAAAAGTGTACTTGTGCCTGATACCCTGGCTGATGAAAGACATTATGAAAACATAGATCAGGTAGTTGAAACCCCTGTACGATCACTTCTCGGTATTCCCCTGATGGTTAAAGGCAGGGTAATCGGGATACTTGTACTTGTTGATCCGCGGATCAATCAATTTACGGCTGATGACATGGAATTTGTCGAATCCATTGGTGCAACAGTCTCCATTGCCATTGAAAATGCCCGTTTATTTAAGGAGGTTCAGCAGGCCAAAGAGGCTGCTGAATCTGCAAGCCGTGCTAAAAGCGAGTTTCTGGCAAATATGAGTCATGAAATCCGAACCCCTATGAATGCTATTTTAGGTTTTAGCGAACTTTTGCTGAATGCAATTGAAGACACCCTGCATAGAAGCTGGCTTGACGGTATTTATTCCAGCGGCAGGGTTTTGCTCTCACTTATTAATGATATTCTCGACTTATCAAAAATAGAGGCAGGCAGGCTGGAAATCCGTCCTGAACCAACAGATATAAAAGATATTATTAATGAGATTTACAAGATGTTTTTCCATGAATGCGAGCGCAAGGGGCTTATATTAAAAACAGAGATTGATCCCCTTCTTCCTCACAGACTCCTGCTGGATGAGATACGCATAAGACAGATTTTAATCAATCTTGCAGGCAATGCCATAAAGTTTACTTCCAGGGGATATGTAAAAATATCTGTACAAACATTGGAACAAGCTTCTTATCCTGAATCTGATATTCCTGTTATTTTGAAGGTTGAGGATACAGGGATTGGAATTCCCCAAGATCAGCATGAATTGATTTTTGAAAACTTCAGCCAGCAGGAAGGCCAGTCTGCAAGAAAATATGGAGGAACAGGTTTAGGGCTGTCAATTACAAGACGGCTTACAGAGATGATGGGCGGTAAAATAAGCATTAAAAGCATTGTTGGTCAAGGCAGTGTTTTTAAAGTATTTTTTCCTGAAGTAAAAGTAGTATCCGGTTTAAACCTTTGCAAAAAATTATCTGAAAATGAAAACATTGAAATTGAAATTGAATTTGAACCTGCTGCAATCTTGATTGCTGATGATTTCCAGTCAAACAGAGCTGTTATTAAAGGATATTTACAAGATTATCCTTTTACTATAACAGAGATGGATACAGGTGATGAACTGCTTGATTTTTTAAATAAAAACCAGAATAATCCTTCACAGCTTCCTGATCTTATTTTAACAGATCTGAGAATGAAAGGCATAAACGGATGGAAATTATCTGAACAGATTAAAAAAAATGAGATTTTTAAAAATATTCCTGTAATTATTGTTACTGGTTTAGTAATGGAAAAAACAGGAGCCAAGATTAAGAAGTTTTTTGACGGCATCCTTATTAAACCTTTTAAAAAACAAGAACTTATTAGTGAATTAAAAAAATATCTTCCCCATCAACTCAAGGATATATCAGTTCAAAAAACAGATGAGACCAGCAATATTAAAGTTTTTTCAAAAGAAAATATCATACATTTTTTGGAATTATTAAAAATACTGGAAAAAGATTTTATTCCAAAATGGAAAGATATTAAAGATACCCTGATTTTTGATGAAGTGGAAAATTTTGCTGAAAATGTTAAACAACAATGGCAGTTATATGGATGGGAACCTATTTTAATCTGGAGTGAAAATATAGCCGGTTATATGCAGAATTTTGAAATGGATTCACTTGCAATAAGTTTTAATAAATTCCCTGAAATAGTACAGGAACTTAAACAGTTTATCGAAAATCAGGAGCAGTATAAACATGAATCATGA
- a CDS encoding PTS sugar transporter subunit IIA — protein sequence MKIWKYLKQNHIFLDTMLTDKDAVFRFVAETCENEDIVTKASVLYDAMIARENTMSTGIGKGIGLPHAVTWDTEDPAVLFIRPAIPMDFDALDSQPVDLILAMIIPGNRINLHLQILAGISRLCKNNTFLKMLRTAQDSRELWHDIQELEEKMAFH from the coding sequence ATGAAAATTTGGAAATATCTGAAACAAAATCATATTTTCCTGGATACAATGCTGACAGATAAGGATGCAGTATTTAGGTTTGTAGCAGAAACCTGTGAAAATGAAGATATTGTAACAAAAGCATCTGTATTATATGATGCCATGATTGCAAGGGAAAATACCATGAGTACAGGGATAGGAAAAGGTATCGGTCTGCCCCATGCTGTAACCTGGGATACAGAAGATCCTGCAGTTTTATTTATCCGTCCGGCCATACCAATGGATTTTGATGCCCTTGATTCACAGCCTGTTGACCTGATTTTAGCTATGATAATCCCAGGAAACCGAATCAATTTGCATCTCCAGATATTAGCTGGAATTTCAAGGCTTTGTAAAAATAATACTTTTTTAAAAATGTTAAGAACTGCTCAGGATTCAAGAGAACTATGGCATGATATTCAAGAACTGGAAGAAAAAATGGCTTTTCATTAA
- a CDS encoding response regulator, with translation MSKNMADKQQHILIVDDEQANLMVLRSIISGQGYKVSTAESGKAALNYIKKDKPDIILLDIKMPEMDGYQVCEKIKADKTTMNIPIIFLSGLTTVNDKIKAFASGGIDYITKPFHKEEIIIRLKTHVTRKKFEDSLKDSNEKLKARVNELSLLNNISKTMTRVQDLKQALAITIRLIGELFNAYGGSFILFDEDYNQMEIVSHFTLNNEGPDLTGTIIPNTPVITGMIEQGESLVFYDAQSDPVLAPFRDIIKSRNIHVMIIVPLKIPGKNLGAIVLSSVCRESMFSNNELKIVETIAGQVAGAIENSKLYYKAQQANQAKSEFLARMSHELRTPMNAIVGFSHLIQQTELNSRQQDFIKKINISARSLQRLINGILDFSNIDTGKTKLEYTLFNLEDILNNLSKFFHSGIEKKNINVLFIIGSDIPQFIISDPVRLEQILSGLADNALKYTETGTITIKLDSVDLMPEKIKLIFSIADTGIGINDENIPALFDIFYQTDSPLTRKLGGTGLGLAFCKKLIEMMDGEISVKSNPGLGSEFTFSLICKYGDNKKKISSDISQKLNIYKKNNKSISDGCGMSADTVFDLSKIKPLLIQFAHLLDENDMEAVEYLGYLKNIGVCSELENELEIIGDYIDLYEFEQAFERLKKILLKLNISLESDVKA, from the coding sequence ATGAGTAAAAATATGGCTGACAAACAACAACACATTCTTATTGTTGATGATGAACAGGCTAATCTTATGGTTCTCAGGTCTATTATTTCTGGACAGGGATATAAGGTATCAACAGCAGAAAGCGGTAAAGCTGCTTTGAATTATATTAAAAAGGATAAACCTGATATTATTCTTCTGGATATAAAAATGCCTGAAATGGATGGATATCAAGTATGCGAGAAAATAAAAGCAGATAAAACCACCATGAATATACCGATAATTTTTTTAAGCGGATTAACTACTGTAAATGATAAGATCAAGGCTTTTGCATCAGGCGGTATAGACTATATTACCAAACCTTTTCACAAAGAAGAAATTATTATCCGTTTAAAAACACATGTAACACGTAAAAAATTTGAAGACTCCCTGAAGGATTCAAATGAGAAATTAAAAGCAAGGGTTAATGAATTATCCTTGCTTAACAATATTTCAAAGACAATGACCAGGGTGCAGGATTTAAAACAGGCTTTAGCCATAACAATACGCCTGATAGGAGAGCTTTTTAATGCTTATGGCGGAAGTTTTATCCTGTTTGATGAAGATTATAATCAAATGGAGATTGTATCCCATTTTACCTTAAATAATGAGGGGCCTGATTTGACAGGCACGATTATTCCCAATACTCCTGTCATAACAGGTATGATAGAACAGGGAGAATCTCTCGTGTTTTATGATGCCCAGTCTGATCCTGTTCTTGCACCGTTTAGGGATATAATAAAATCCAGGAATATCCATGTTATGATAATAGTTCCTTTAAAAATACCTGGAAAAAATCTTGGAGCAATTGTTCTTTCTTCAGTTTGCAGGGAATCTATGTTCAGCAATAATGAATTAAAAATTGTAGAAACTATTGCAGGCCAGGTTGCAGGAGCTATTGAAAATTCCAAGCTGTATTATAAAGCCCAGCAGGCAAACCAGGCAAAAAGCGAATTTTTGGCAAGAATGAGCCATGAACTCAGAACCCCCATGAATGCCATAGTTGGATTTTCTCATCTTATTCAGCAGACAGAGCTGAACAGCAGGCAGCAGGATTTTATTAAAAAAATTAATATTTCTGCAAGATCACTTCAAAGGCTTATCAACGGCATTCTTGATTTTTCCAATATTGATACAGGTAAAACAAAACTTGAATATACTTTATTTAATCTTGAGGATATATTAAACAATCTTTCAAAATTTTTCCATTCTGGAATTGAAAAAAAGAATATAAATGTGCTTTTTATTATCGGCAGTGATATTCCCCAGTTTATAATCAGTGATCCTGTAAGGCTTGAGCAGATATTGTCAGGTCTGGCAGATAATGCCTTAAAATATACTGAAACCGGAACAATTACAATTAAATTAGATAGTGTTGATCTAATGCCAGAAAAAATAAAACTCATATTTTCTATTGCTGATACCGGCATTGGTATTAATGATGAAAATATTCCTGCTTTATTTGATATTTTTTATCAGACTGACAGCCCCTTAACAAGAAAATTAGGAGGTACCGGCCTGGGGCTTGCATTTTGCAAAAAATTAATTGAAATGATGGATGGTGAAATAAGTGTAAAAAGCAATCCAGGCCTGGGCAGTGAATTTACATTCAGCCTGATTTGTAAATATGGAGACAATAAGAAAAAAATCTCATCTGATATTTCCCAAAAACTTAATATATATAAAAAAAATAATAAATCTATTTCTGACGGCTGCGGTATGTCTGCAGATACTGTTTTTGACTTATCAAAGATTAAGCCTCTTTTAATACAATTTGCACATCTGCTTGATGAAAATGATATGGAAGCTGTTGAATATCTGGGGTATCTTAAAAATATTGGGGTTTGCAGCGAGCTTGAAAATGAACTGGAAATAATTGGTGATTATATTGATCTTTATGAATTTGAACAGGCATTTGAAAGATTGAAAAAAATTTTACTTAAATTAAATATCTCATTAGAATCTGATGTAAAAGCATAA